A part of Cotesia glomerata isolate CgM1 linkage group LG4, MPM_Cglom_v2.3, whole genome shotgun sequence genomic DNA contains:
- the LOC123262499 gene encoding uncharacterized protein LOC123262499, which yields MSEQIGNRVYNYLIGFEIHNINNIKLPSCRDVLNLFMYKRQSLKLSIRTSASSVISDTNAIWANLLIPTSRPQHSIKNYDYMKLKNHRSRAKTSKRQRTNVEQFSKRLDKLFDIANCAALKNLPKNLQQFLTDCRKGNRNIHLPAIDVIPEETSGNLYAMEVETPNNEEIESSSEK from the exons ATGTCTGAACAAATCGGAAATagagtttataattatttaattggatttgaaattcataatattaataatattaagttaCCTTCGTGTAGGGATGTATTGAATCTCTTTATGTACAAACGTCAATCcttaaaattaagtatacgaaCAAGTGCTAGTAGTGTGATCAGTGATACGAATGCTATTTGGGCTAATCTTTTGATTCCAACTTCTCGACCTCAGCACAGTATTAAAAACTATGACTACATGAAACTGAAGAATCATCGAAGTCGTGCAAAGACATCGAAAAGACAACGAACAAATGTGGAACAGTTTAGCAAACgtcttgataaattatttgacattGCAAATTGTGctgcactaaaaaatttaccgaaaaatttGCAGCAATTTTTGACAGATTGTCGTAAAGGAAATAGAAATATCCATCTACCAGCAATTGACGTTATACCAGAAGAAACTTCTGGAAATCTGTATGCGATGGAAGTAGAAACTCCCAATAATGAGGAAATTG aatCATCATCCGAGAAATGA